The following coding sequences lie in one Sinorhizobium fredii USDA 257 genomic window:
- a CDS encoding 5-oxoprolinase subunit B/C family protein, with protein MRFLPVSLTVLLVELADLDKTLALFASLSADPVEGIEDMVPAARTLMIRFRPETLTAERLAGEITTRDLSARIAPSDKLVEIPVRYDGEDLEDVAELTGLSVEDVIRRHTESTFTVAFCGFAPGFGYLVGGDPALQVPRRQSPRTKIPAGSVALAGAFSGVYPQASPGGWQIIGTTPERMWDLSRDPPALFQPGYRVRFFDLEKRSVPGSAAGVKAPDASSTELTAEALTLKILAAPMPALFQDLGRFDQTGQGVSSSGALDRGALKAANRVVGNAVGTPCVEIIPGGFSFAVSGRTVVALTGAPCPISIRDASGRTITAESYQPISLEPGDVVTLGHAPRGMRCYLAMRGGFHVKPVLGSASTDTLAIVGPDPVTAGAILTVEKETATLASVSLTEMPAFEHPAPGEVVTLDVIMGPRSDWFTEAGIASLSDQLWQVTPQSNRVGIRLSGETALERRDKAELPSEGTATGAIQVPHSGQPVLFLADHPLTGGYPVIGTVAEYHLDLAGQIPVNAQIRFRLVTTFAEIHIAGA; from the coding sequence ATGCGTTTCCTGCCCGTCAGCCTGACAGTACTGCTTGTCGAACTTGCCGATCTCGACAAGACGCTGGCGCTTTTTGCCTCGCTCAGCGCCGATCCGGTGGAAGGCATTGAGGACATGGTGCCGGCCGCACGGACGCTGATGATTCGCTTCCGGCCGGAAACGCTCACGGCGGAGAGGCTGGCCGGCGAGATCACCACCCGCGATCTGTCGGCCCGCATCGCGCCCTCCGACAAGCTCGTCGAGATCCCGGTCCGCTATGATGGTGAAGACCTGGAAGACGTGGCGGAGTTGACCGGGCTTTCCGTGGAAGACGTCATCCGCCGCCACACCGAAAGCACCTTCACCGTCGCCTTCTGCGGCTTCGCGCCCGGCTTCGGCTATCTCGTTGGCGGCGATCCCGCCCTTCAGGTGCCGCGCCGCCAGAGCCCGCGCACGAAGATCCCAGCCGGTTCGGTCGCCTTGGCCGGCGCCTTCAGCGGCGTCTATCCACAGGCAAGTCCGGGCGGCTGGCAGATCATCGGCACGACGCCGGAGCGGATGTGGGACCTGTCACGCGATCCGCCAGCACTGTTCCAGCCCGGCTACCGCGTGCGCTTCTTCGATCTGGAAAAGAGGTCGGTCCCGGGTTCCGCGGCGGGGGTGAAAGCTCCAGACGCCAGCTCGACCGAGCTCACTGCCGAGGCGCTGACGCTAAAGATTCTGGCCGCGCCCATGCCGGCGCTGTTCCAGGATCTCGGCCGCTTCGACCAGACCGGTCAGGGTGTATCCTCCTCTGGCGCGCTCGATCGGGGTGCGCTGAAAGCCGCCAATCGGGTCGTCGGAAATGCCGTCGGCACGCCGTGCGTTGAAATCATCCCCGGTGGCTTCTCGTTCGCAGTATCGGGCCGCACGGTCGTTGCGCTCACCGGCGCGCCCTGTCCAATTTCCATCCGTGACGCCTCCGGGCGAACAATTACAGCCGAAAGCTATCAACCGATCTCACTGGAGCCTGGCGATGTCGTGACGCTCGGCCATGCGCCGAGAGGAATGCGCTGCTATCTGGCCATGCGCGGCGGCTTCCATGTAAAGCCGGTACTCGGCAGCGCCTCTACCGATACGCTCGCCATCGTCGGTCCGGATCCCGTCACGGCAGGCGCCATTCTGACGGTGGAAAAGGAAACCGCGACCTTGGCCAGCGTATCCCTCACCGAAATGCCGGCCTTCGAGCATCCCGCTCCCGGCGAGGTCGTGACGCTCGACGTGATCATGGGCCCGCGCAGCGACTGGTTCACCGAGGCGGGCATTGCCAGCCTCTCCGATCAGCTCTGGCAGGTGACGCCGCAGTCGAACCGTGTCGGTATCCGCCTTTCAGGTGAAACCGCGCTCGAGCGCAGGGACAAGGCGGAATTGCCGAGCGAGGGTACGGCGACCGGCGCCATCCAGGTGCCGCATAGCGGTCAGCCGGTGCTTTTCCTCGCCGACCATCCGCTCACCGGCGGCTATCCGGTCATCGGCACGGTTGCCGAGTACCATCTCGATCTCGCCGGGCAGATCCCGGTCAATGCCCAGATTCGCTTCCGGCTCGTGACGACTTTCGCGGAAATTCACATCGCGGGGGCTTGA
- a CDS encoding dihydrodipicolinate synthase family protein, whose amino-acid sequence MKTTSVTTADLGASVLSVPPLARDAQGVPNKTENRRQVDWLRSGGVTTYLYGGNANLYNFGVMDFGRLLDMLEEIAPADGWMIPSIGADFGKAADQAAILRERAFPTAMVLPLSFPATPAGLASGFAKLADIMGRPLIAYIKNNGFMEAADIARLFRDGAISALKYAVIRPEPKDDPYLAAILEAVGSGERIVSGIGERPAIDHMEMGLTAFTSGSVCVAPHLSTAILKAGREGRFADARAIRESFLPLEDLRDAHSPIRVLHEAVRLAGICDTGPIGDFLTNLDGAERLEAITKAARELKSKCQGAAAAATPLRSASA is encoded by the coding sequence ATGAAAACGACATCCGTCACCACGGCCGACCTCGGCGCCTCCGTCCTCTCGGTCCCGCCTTTGGCGCGCGACGCGCAGGGAGTGCCGAACAAGACGGAAAATCGCCGACAGGTGGATTGGCTGCGCTCGGGTGGTGTGACGACCTATCTGTACGGCGGCAACGCCAATCTCTATAATTTCGGCGTCATGGATTTCGGCCGGCTGCTCGACATGCTCGAGGAGATCGCGCCTGCCGACGGCTGGATGATCCCGTCGATCGGCGCCGATTTCGGCAAGGCCGCCGATCAGGCCGCCATCCTGCGCGAGCGGGCCTTTCCGACCGCCATGGTCCTGCCGCTCTCCTTTCCGGCAACGCCGGCGGGCCTGGCCTCCGGCTTTGCCAAGCTTGCCGACATCATGGGGCGACCGCTGATCGCCTATATCAAGAACAACGGGTTCATGGAGGCGGCCGACATCGCCCGTCTCTTCCGCGATGGCGCGATCTCGGCGCTGAAATATGCGGTGATTCGTCCCGAGCCGAAGGATGATCCCTATCTCGCCGCAATCCTCGAAGCCGTCGGCTCCGGCGAGCGGATCGTAAGCGGCATCGGCGAGCGCCCGGCGATCGACCACATGGAAATGGGCCTGACCGCATTCACCTCCGGCTCGGTCTGCGTCGCCCCGCATCTCTCGACGGCGATCCTGAAGGCCGGCCGCGAAGGTCGTTTCGCTGACGCCAGGGCCATCCGCGAAAGCTTCCTGCCGCTCGAGGACCTGCGCGATGCCCATTCGCCGATCCGTGTCCTGCACGAGGCGGTGCGCCTCGCCGGGATTTGCGATACGGGACCGATCGGCGACTTTCTCACCAATCTCGACGGCGCCGAACGGCTCGAGGCCATCACCAAAGCGGCGCGCGAGCTTAAGTCAAAGTGTCAAGGGGCGGCGGCTGCAGCCACACCACTGCGCTCGGCGAGCGCCTAG
- a CDS encoding LamB/YcsF family protein, giving the protein MTAIDLNSDLGESYGAWSMGDDAAMLAIVSSANIACGFHAGDPLGILKTVRAAAEKGVSIGAHVSYPDRVGFGRRDMDVTSAELTADVIYQIGALKGVAAAAGVTVGYVKPHGALYNRIARDPKQGQAVIDGIKAIDPDLVLMGLAGAPVHEVARKSGLKTVAEAFADRAYAPDGQLVSRREPGAVLHDTDVIARRMLQLAHEGSLEAIDGSTINIDAQSICVHGDSPGAVAIARVIRQAFESDGITVRSFLGA; this is encoded by the coding sequence ATGACTGCCATTGATCTTAACAGTGACCTCGGTGAAAGCTATGGCGCCTGGAGCATGGGCGATGACGCGGCGATGTTGGCCATCGTCTCGAGCGCCAATATCGCCTGCGGCTTCCATGCCGGCGACCCGCTCGGTATCCTGAAAACCGTCAGGGCGGCCGCTGAAAAAGGTGTTTCGATCGGGGCGCATGTCTCCTATCCCGATCGCGTCGGCTTCGGCCGGCGTGACATGGATGTCACGAGCGCGGAACTGACCGCCGACGTCATCTACCAGATCGGCGCCCTGAAAGGCGTCGCCGCCGCAGCCGGTGTCACCGTCGGTTATGTCAAACCACATGGCGCGCTCTACAACCGCATTGCCCGCGACCCGAAGCAGGGCCAGGCGGTGATCGACGGCATCAAGGCCATCGATCCGGATCTCGTGCTGATGGGACTGGCCGGCGCACCTGTCCACGAGGTTGCCCGCAAATCGGGCCTCAAGACCGTAGCCGAAGCCTTCGCCGACCGTGCTTATGCGCCGGACGGCCAGCTCGTCTCGCGTCGCGAGCCGGGGGCGGTGCTGCACGATACTGATGTGATCGCACGGCGGATGCTGCAGCTCGCCCATGAGGGTTCACTCGAAGCGATCGACGGCTCGACCATCAACATCGATGCGCAGTCGATCTGCGTGCATGGTGACAGCCCCGGCGCCGTGGCGATCGCTCGGGTAATCCGCCAAGCCTTCGAGTCCGACGGGATCACCGTTCGTTCGTTCTTGGGGGCCTAG
- the araD gene encoding L-arabinonate dehydratase, translating into MTKRKSPEDLRSFRWFGAKDLRSFGHRSRLYQMGYDQQEIAAKPVIAIINTWSDINPCHAHLRARADEVKRGVWQAGGFPVELPAMSLAETYVKPTTMLYRNFLAMEVEELIRSHPVDGVVLLAGCDKTTPATIMGAIQVDLPTIFVPAGPMLRGNYRGQPLGSGSDVWKYWAEKEAGRITELQWNDMERGIARSYGTCMTMGTASTMTALADTLGLCLPGASAIPASDAGHSRMAALSGARIVEMVFEDLKPSDILTAKAFENALAVHMAMAGSTNAMIHLIAMARRCGVPLTLEDFDRMSEKVPVLCNIRPTGAFLMEDFFYAGGLLALWKQLEPLLHLQERNVIGTIGGAIEHAEIHLPDVIRPLDNPVAGRGGTAILKGNLAPDGCVMKPAAADPALLKHRGPALVFDDYDAMMRAVNDENLDVTAETVMILRNAGPVGGPGMPEWGMLPIPKKLLKQGVRDMVRISDARMSGTSYGACILHVAPESYVGGPLAAVRNGDMIALDVASRTITLEVDAAEIERRLAEWRPPARDYSRGYLKMHAEHIQQAPEGCDFTFLQSPHKLPEPEIH; encoded by the coding sequence ATGACCAAACGCAAGAGTCCAGAAGATCTTAGGAGTTTCCGCTGGTTCGGCGCCAAGGATCTGCGCTCCTTCGGCCATCGCTCCCGCCTCTATCAGATGGGCTACGACCAGCAGGAAATCGCCGCCAAGCCTGTCATCGCGATTATCAACACCTGGAGCGACATCAATCCGTGCCACGCGCATCTGCGCGCCCGCGCCGACGAGGTGAAACGCGGCGTCTGGCAGGCGGGCGGCTTCCCGGTCGAGCTGCCGGCCATGTCGCTTGCCGAGACCTATGTAAAACCGACGACGATGCTCTACCGCAACTTCCTCGCCATGGAGGTGGAGGAACTCATCCGCTCGCATCCGGTCGACGGCGTCGTGCTGCTCGCCGGCTGCGACAAGACCACGCCGGCGACGATCATGGGCGCCATCCAGGTCGACCTGCCGACGATCTTCGTGCCGGCCGGGCCGATGCTGCGCGGCAATTATCGCGGCCAGCCGCTCGGCTCGGGCTCGGACGTCTGGAAATACTGGGCCGAGAAAGAAGCCGGCCGGATCACCGAACTCCAATGGAACGATATGGAGCGCGGCATCGCCCGCTCCTACGGCACCTGCATGACGATGGGAACCGCCTCGACCATGACGGCGCTCGCCGATACGCTTGGCCTGTGCCTTCCCGGAGCTTCCGCCATTCCCGCCTCCGACGCCGGCCATTCGCGCATGGCCGCACTTTCCGGCGCCCGCATCGTCGAAATGGTCTTCGAGGACCTGAAACCCTCCGACATCCTGACGGCCAAGGCCTTCGAGAATGCGCTGGCGGTGCACATGGCGATGGCCGGCTCGACCAATGCGATGATCCACCTGATCGCCATGGCACGGCGGTGCGGCGTTCCCCTGACCCTGGAGGATTTCGACCGTATGTCGGAGAAGGTGCCGGTGCTGTGCAACATTCGCCCGACCGGCGCCTTCCTGATGGAGGATTTTTTCTATGCGGGTGGCCTTCTTGCCCTTTGGAAACAGCTGGAGCCGCTGCTGCATCTTCAGGAACGCAACGTCATCGGCACCATCGGCGGGGCGATCGAGCACGCCGAGATTCACCTGCCTGACGTGATTCGCCCGCTGGACAACCCCGTGGCTGGCCGCGGCGGCACGGCGATCCTCAAGGGCAACCTGGCGCCCGACGGCTGCGTTATGAAGCCGGCCGCCGCCGATCCGGCGCTCCTCAAGCACCGCGGCCCCGCACTCGTCTTCGACGATTACGATGCGATGATGCGGGCGGTGAACGACGAGAATCTCGACGTGACCGCCGAGACCGTGATGATCCTGCGCAACGCCGGTCCGGTCGGCGGACCGGGCATGCCCGAATGGGGCATGCTGCCGATCCCGAAGAAACTCCTGAAACAGGGCGTGCGCGATATGGTCAGGATTTCGGATGCGCGCATGAGCGGCACCAGCTATGGCGCCTGCATCCTGCACGTCGCGCCGGAGTCTTACGTGGGCGGCCCGCTGGCAGCCGTCCGCAACGGCGACATGATCGCCCTCGATGTCGCCAGCCGGACGATCACCCTGGAGGTCGACGCGGCGGAGATCGAACGCAGGCTCGCCGAATGGCGTCCGCCGGCGCGCGACTATTCACGCGGCTATCTGAAGATGCATGCCGAACATATCCAGCAGGCTCCTGAGGGCTGCGACTTCACTTTCCTGCAGTCGCCCCACAAGCTGCCCGAGCCCGAGATCCATTGA
- a CDS encoding GntR family transcriptional regulator — translation MAEQNNTSALAPRLAEEIRDKLIAGELRPGQRLSEAALSTGLDVSRNSLREAFRLLTKEGLLRHEPNRGVFVATPSMGSIIDIYRVRRMIECQAIAKAYPKHPAVARMRSAVEHAKVARSRKDWRTVGSENMVFHAAIVDLADSQRLNTFYAQIAAELRLSFGLLDDPELLHAPYVDLNAAILEKLEAGMTAEAAADLEAYLMQSERTVLAAFSRIVTDNASGR, via the coding sequence ATGGCTGAGCAGAATAACACATCGGCGCTTGCGCCGCGGCTGGCGGAGGAAATTCGCGACAAGCTGATTGCGGGCGAGTTGAGGCCCGGCCAGCGCCTGTCCGAGGCTGCGCTCAGCACCGGTCTCGACGTATCGCGCAATTCGCTACGCGAAGCCTTCCGGCTTTTGACCAAGGAAGGGCTGCTGCGGCACGAGCCCAATCGTGGCGTCTTCGTCGCGACGCCCAGCATGGGTTCTATCATCGACATCTACCGGGTTCGACGGATGATCGAATGCCAGGCGATTGCCAAAGCCTATCCCAAGCACCCGGCGGTGGCGCGAATGCGCTCGGCGGTTGAGCATGCCAAGGTCGCGCGCAGTCGCAAGGACTGGCGAACGGTCGGCAGCGAGAACATGGTCTTTCATGCGGCGATTGTCGATCTCGCTGACAGTCAGCGGCTGAACACCTTCTATGCCCAGATCGCCGCGGAGCTGCGCCTCAGCTTCGGTCTGCTCGACGATCCCGAGCTGTTGCACGCGCCCTATGTCGACCTGAATGCGGCAATCCTCGAGAAGCTCGAGGCGGGGATGACTGCTGAGGCTGCCGCAGACCTTGAGGCCTATCTCATGCAGTCGGAGCGCACTGTTCTCGCCGCATTCTCGCGAATTGTTACGGACAACGCCTCTGGGAGGTGA
- a CDS encoding NRAMP family divalent metal transporter: MSAKSRRSALTAAIFLMATSAIGPGFITQTATFTTKLGAAFAFAILASILIDFVVQLNIWRIVTLTKMRASDLANAAIPGSGYLLAILVIVGGLFFNIGNIGGTGLGINAMIGLDPKVGGAISAVLAIGIFLSKRAGMAVDRFIILAGVLMIALTVYVAIVSGPPVGDALFQTFLPSTIDFATITTIVGGTVGGYITYSGAHRLLDKGTVGIENLGAVNRAALTGIAVTGLMRYVLFLAVLGVVASGVVIDVSGKGANPAAQAFQTAAGGIGLRIFGVIFWAAAITSVIGAAYTSVSFITIFKQDITERARNIATVIFIAISLMFYVVITTPPAQMLVFVGGLNGLILPIGLSIFIYAAWSRSDLMVGYRYPRWLLAMGVLVCALTWYMGYKSIGPIFALLSA; this comes from the coding sequence ATGTCGGCCAAGTCGCGTCGCTCGGCATTGACAGCCGCAATTTTCCTGATGGCTACCTCGGCCATCGGCCCGGGCTTCATTACCCAGACCGCAACATTCACGACCAAGCTCGGGGCGGCTTTCGCCTTCGCCATCCTTGCCTCGATCCTAATCGACTTCGTCGTGCAACTTAACATCTGGCGGATCGTGACGCTGACGAAGATGCGTGCCTCCGACCTTGCCAATGCGGCCATCCCGGGCTCCGGTTATCTGCTCGCCATTCTCGTCATTGTCGGCGGACTGTTCTTCAACATCGGCAATATCGGCGGCACCGGCCTCGGCATCAATGCGATGATCGGGCTCGATCCGAAGGTCGGCGGTGCCATCAGCGCCGTCTTGGCGATAGGCATCTTCCTGTCGAAGCGCGCCGGCATGGCGGTCGACCGGTTCATCATCCTTGCCGGCGTACTCATGATCGCATTGACTGTTTACGTTGCCATCGTATCGGGGCCCCCCGTCGGCGATGCGCTGTTCCAGACTTTCCTGCCGTCCACCATCGATTTCGCCACCATTACAACCATCGTCGGTGGCACGGTCGGCGGTTACATCACCTATTCCGGCGCCCATCGCCTGCTCGACAAGGGAACGGTCGGCATCGAAAATCTCGGTGCGGTCAACCGCGCGGCCCTCACTGGCATCGCCGTGACCGGCCTCATGCGTTACGTGCTCTTCCTCGCGGTTCTCGGCGTGGTCGCGAGCGGCGTCGTCATCGATGTCTCCGGCAAGGGTGCGAACCCGGCCGCCCAGGCCTTCCAGACCGCGGCTGGCGGCATCGGCCTGCGCATCTTCGGCGTCATCTTCTGGGCAGCCGCGATCACCTCGGTCATCGGTGCTGCCTATACATCGGTTTCCTTCATCACCATTTTCAAACAGGACATCACCGAACGCGCCCGCAACATCGCGACGGTGATCTTCATCGCCATCTCGCTGATGTTTTACGTCGTCATCACCACGCCGCCGGCCCAGATGCTTGTCTTCGTCGGTGGTTTGAACGGTCTCATCCTGCCGATCGGTCTGTCGATCTTCATCTATGCGGCTTGGTCCCGTTCCGACCTCATGGTCGGCTATCGTTATCCGCGTTGGCTGCTGGCGATGGGCGTACTGGTCTGCGCGCTGACCTGGTACATGGGCTACAAGTCGATCGGCCCGATTTTTGCGCTTCTCTCAGCCTAA
- a CDS encoding FadR/GntR family transcriptional regulator — MNDVMLKLKPARRERLADVLYGQILEQITSGQFAEGAKLPSEARICSDFQVSRPVVREALMRLQADGLVVSRQGIGTFVKSRPSNKLTDFAASAEIASYLRAFEPRLALETECAGLAAMRRTKAQLNQIGEALAALESAFQRGENGWEEDFAFHLAVAAAAGNELFPRLLQDLRDIMSGSMRMALSLTQQGSEDRRRRVLEEHRKIFMAISSQNADLARLHMRYHLTESRARVTGSYGDL; from the coding sequence TTGAACGACGTGATGTTGAAACTGAAGCCGGCGCGGCGCGAACGCCTTGCCGACGTACTTTACGGCCAGATCCTCGAGCAGATCACCAGCGGGCAATTCGCCGAAGGCGCGAAATTGCCGTCCGAGGCGCGCATCTGCAGCGACTTCCAGGTCTCCCGTCCGGTGGTGCGCGAAGCGCTGATGCGGCTGCAGGCGGATGGGCTGGTGGTCTCGCGCCAGGGGATCGGCACCTTCGTCAAGTCGCGGCCCTCCAACAAGCTCACCGATTTTGCCGCCTCGGCAGAGATCGCCAGCTATCTGAGAGCCTTCGAACCGCGTCTTGCACTCGAGACCGAGTGCGCCGGATTGGCCGCGATGCGGCGCACCAAAGCCCAGTTGAACCAGATCGGCGAGGCGCTTGCGGCGCTCGAGAGTGCCTTCCAGCGCGGCGAGAACGGCTGGGAGGAGGATTTCGCCTTCCACCTCGCCGTCGCGGCCGCCGCGGGAAACGAGCTGTTTCCACGCCTCCTGCAAGACTTGCGCGACATCATGAGCGGCTCGATGCGCATGGCCCTGAGCCTTACGCAGCAGGGCTCGGAAGACCGGCGGCGCCGGGTCCTCGAAGAGCATCGCAAGATCTTCATGGCGATCTCCAGCCAGAATGCCGACCTGGCACGTCTCCACATGCGCTACCACCTGACGGAATCCCGCGCCCGCGTCACCGGATCCTACGGCGATCTCTAG
- a CDS encoding acetyl/propionyl/methylcrotonyl-CoA carboxylase subunit alpha translates to MKKVLIANRGEIAVRIIRACRDHGLQSVAVYADPDMDALFVELADEAYGLSGSRPDETYLDVDKLVDIAKRSGADAVHPGYGFLSERAEFARAVIDAGLTWIGPDPQVIEALGDKVEARRIALSVGAPLVAGSDGPVDTAAEVIAFAEKHGLPVAIKAAHGGGGRGLKVAWKMEEVAELYESAVREAKAAFGRGECFLERFLDRPRHIEAQVMADKYGNVVVLGTRDCSLQRRNQKLVEEAPAPFLSDTQRQSIHDAAKKICAAAGYAGAGTVEFLLGVDGTISFLEVNTRLQVEHPVTEETTGIDLVIEQFRIADGLPLRVTETPAPRGHSIEFRINAEDPGRGFLPTPGAITVFDAPSGPGIRLDSGVVSGSTVPGTFDSLVAKLIVTGATREEALRRARRALKEFRIEGVATVLPFHRAAIETEDFSGENAFKVHTRWIETDFAARLEAEARPEPVANLSLIRTHVEIDGMRHQLGIPAALLAGLGGLAGQGVGAATATETNDALDVTAPISGTLQAFKVEDGADVAAGELIAVMEAMKMETQVTAPRTGKIRIKAEAGAYLQAGAEIARFEAPAAVKDDDSFPPGTPA, encoded by the coding sequence ATGAAGAAGGTTCTGATCGCCAATCGTGGCGAGATCGCAGTGCGAATCATTCGAGCCTGTCGCGACCACGGCCTGCAATCGGTCGCCGTCTATGCCGATCCGGACATGGATGCACTCTTCGTTGAGCTGGCCGACGAAGCCTATGGGCTCTCCGGAAGCCGCCCCGACGAGACCTATCTCGACGTCGACAAGCTAGTCGACATCGCCAAGCGCTCTGGCGCCGACGCCGTGCATCCGGGCTATGGGTTCCTTTCCGAGCGGGCTGAATTCGCCCGGGCTGTTATCGATGCCGGCCTCACCTGGATCGGCCCCGACCCGCAGGTCATCGAGGCACTGGGCGATAAGGTCGAAGCACGGCGGATTGCTTTGAGCGTCGGTGCACCGTTGGTGGCCGGCAGTGATGGCCCGGTCGACACGGCTGCCGAAGTGATCGCCTTTGCGGAAAAGCACGGATTGCCCGTAGCCATCAAGGCGGCCCATGGCGGCGGCGGCCGTGGCTTGAAGGTCGCCTGGAAGATGGAGGAAGTGGCGGAACTCTACGAATCCGCCGTGCGTGAGGCCAAGGCCGCCTTCGGCCGCGGCGAATGTTTTCTCGAACGCTTCCTCGACCGTCCGCGCCACATCGAGGCGCAGGTTATGGCCGACAAGTACGGCAATGTCGTGGTGCTGGGGACCCGCGACTGCTCGCTGCAGCGGCGCAATCAGAAGCTCGTCGAGGAGGCGCCTGCCCCATTCCTCTCCGACACTCAGCGCCAGTCGATCCATGACGCTGCGAAGAAGATCTGCGCCGCAGCCGGCTATGCAGGCGCCGGCACCGTCGAGTTCCTGCTCGGCGTCGACGGCACGATATCTTTCCTTGAAGTGAACACCCGCCTGCAGGTCGAACATCCGGTGACCGAGGAGACAACCGGCATTGACCTCGTCATCGAACAGTTCCGCATCGCCGACGGCCTGCCCCTGCGCGTCACCGAAACGCCTGCCCCGCGTGGCCATTCGATCGAGTTCCGCATCAATGCCGAAGACCCAGGGCGCGGTTTCCTGCCGACGCCGGGAGCGATCACCGTTTTCGACGCCCCGTCCGGGCCCGGTATTCGACTCGACAGCGGCGTGGTGTCGGGTTCGACCGTACCCGGCACCTTCGATTCGCTGGTGGCGAAGCTGATCGTCACCGGCGCCACCCGCGAGGAAGCCTTGAGACGCGCCCGTCGCGCCCTGAAGGAATTCAGAATCGAGGGCGTTGCCACTGTTCTGCCCTTCCATCGCGCCGCGATTGAGACGGAGGATTTTAGCGGCGAGAATGCCTTTAAGGTGCACACGCGCTGGATCGAGACCGATTTCGCCGCCCGTCTCGAGGCGGAGGCTCGCCCCGAACCGGTTGCCAATCTTTCGCTGATCCGCACGCATGTCGAAATCGACGGCATGCGCCATCAACTCGGCATTCCCGCCGCCCTGCTTGCCGGTCTCGGCGGACTTGCAGGCCAAGGCGTCGGTGCGGCAACGGCGACCGAGACGAACGACGCGCTGGACGTGACCGCGCCGATATCCGGCACCCTGCAAGCCTTCAAGGTCGAGGATGGCGCAGACGTCGCCGCCGGCGAACTCATTGCCGTCATGGAAGCGATGAAGATGGAAACCCAGGTCACGGCGCCGCGGACCGGCAAGATCCGGATAAAGGCCGAGGCCGGGGCCTATCTGCAAGCCGGCGCCGAGATCGCTCGCTTCGAGGCCCCAGCGGCAGTCAAAGACGACGATTCATTTCCTCCCGGGACGCCGGCATAG
- a CDS encoding putative hydro-lyase → MIAIENLGHVDAEAARGARERYRGGSVEPTSGVAPGFTQANMIVLPRDWALDFLIYAQRNPKACPVLDVSDPGSHTTLLAPGADLRTDLPLYRIWRDGKLVEETADATAAWAGHADLVSFLIGCSFTFETPMIEAGIEIRHITDKCNVPMYLTSMPCRPAGRLHGNMVVSMRPIPASRVADAATISGRFPAVHGAPVHVGAPQEIGIKDLSRPEFGDPVRIERGEVPVFWACGVTPQAAVMASRVPFAITHAPGHMFITDIPDSAYHA, encoded by the coding sequence GTGATTGCGATTGAAAACCTTGGCCACGTCGATGCCGAAGCGGCTCGCGGAGCGCGTGAACGCTATCGCGGCGGCAGTGTCGAACCGACATCCGGTGTCGCACCGGGCTTCACCCAGGCGAACATGATCGTCTTGCCGCGCGACTGGGCCTTGGACTTCCTGATCTATGCGCAGCGCAATCCGAAGGCTTGCCCCGTGCTCGACGTCTCCGATCCCGGCTCGCACACGACGCTTCTGGCGCCGGGTGCCGACCTGCGCACAGACCTCCCGCTTTATCGCATCTGGCGCGACGGCAAGCTCGTCGAGGAAACAGCCGATGCGACTGCCGCCTGGGCAGGGCACGCGGACCTCGTCAGCTTCCTGATCGGCTGCAGCTTTACTTTCGAAACGCCGATGATCGAGGCCGGCATCGAGATCCGCCACATTACCGACAAGTGCAATGTCCCGATGTATCTGACCAGCATGCCCTGCCGGCCCGCCGGCCGTCTGCATGGCAACATGGTCGTTTCGATGCGCCCCATCCCGGCGTCCCGCGTGGCGGATGCCGCGACGATCTCCGGCCGCTTTCCGGCCGTGCATGGCGCACCCGTGCACGTCGGCGCGCCGCAGGAGATCGGCATCAAGGACTTATCCAGGCCGGAATTTGGCGATCCGGTGCGCATCGAGCGGGGCGAAGTCCCTGTCTTCTGGGCCTGCGGCGTCACCCCGCAAGCGGCCGTGATGGCGTCCCGTGTGCCTTTTGCGATCACACATGCGCCCGGGCACATGTTCATCACCGATATTCCCGATTCCGCATATCACGCGTGA